acactcaaagctactgtgcaggttgacagtattgttaagaaggtgtacaatgtgttggcattcatcaaccatgggattgagttcaagagccgtgaggtaatgttatagctatacaggaccctggccagaccccacttggagtactgcgttcagttctggtcacctcactacaggaaggatgtggatactgtagagaaagtgcagaggagatttacaaggatgttgcctggattggagagcatgccttatgagaataggttgagtgtacttggccttttctccttggagtgacggaggatagaggtgtataaaatgatgaggggcattgatcgtgtggaaagccagaggcttttttccagccaggctaacacgagggggcacagttttatggtgcttggaaataggtaccaagggaatgtcaggggtaagtttttcacacagggagtggtgggccAGTGGCGgtagtggaagtggatacaatagggtcttttaagagctacTTAGAtaagtatatggagcttagaaaaatagaggaaatagggaaattctaggcattttctagagtaggttacatggttggcacaacattgtggactgaagggtccGTAATATGTTGTAAATTTTATTGTTCTATGATCTTGCTCTTCCTTCTTCATGAGGATAAATCTATCAAACTCCATACTCAATGCCATAATGAGGCCCTGTGTTTAAAGGGTTCAGTCCACAGCAGGATGGCAGAGTGCTGCAGCAGTTAGTACTGCTTCTTCACAACTCCAGAGAcgtaggttcaatcctgacctcaggtgtggAGTTCGTGCATTCCGCCAATGACTGTGTAGATTGTCTGAATACTCTAGTTTATTGGGCATAAAGCTATAAGACACTAAAAAGGGAAAATAGGAGGTTAAAAAAGATCTTGAGAATTTGAGAGTTCCTGTTGTTGAAGTGGTATTTCTGATTTATTTGTCAGATATTGATGGAAACATCAAAACACATGGTGAAATGCATCACACGCgacaacgaccaacacagtctgaggatgtgctggggtctgCCCGCGTGTCGTCATGAGTCCAGTGCATAGCCGTCCACAACATACTCACCCGTACGTCTTcggaatatgagaggaaaccgTGGGCATGGGAGAAAATATAAACTACTTAAAGACaacgtgggaattgaaccctgtacAGCATTAtgataactgctatgctatcgagCCACCTTGGTATCTGCAGCAGGATATTGAAAGAAATCTTGTTCAAGCATTTCCACAACAAACGCCATTTCCTGGGCCCTACAGCGAGCCGGATTCAATAAATCGGGTGTTGCACCTTCTCTCTGCTCTCTcatgggattcctctgggtgcctCCTACATCATAAAATGCGCAGATTGGTGTATAAATTGGCCACAGCATTCTCCCTGGTGTGTAAATTAGTGGTAAAGTCCAGAAGGAGTcaatgagaatgtggggagaatgaaaaTACTGGGATTAATTTAGGATTAGTGTACATGGGTGGTCGATGGTTGCCATGGATTTATGCGGAATGAATATTCTGATCTGTGACTGTGACTCTACGACATATCTGGGTATTGTGACTTTTTTTGCAACTCTAGAATGATCCCTAGCATAGAATGAAAAAGGCTGATTTACTGCTTTGTAGAATTAAATTGCCTGCTGTAAAACAAAAACAATCACTGGATCACTGACAAGTCTCGTATCCTCAGGTGCTTTTTCAGCATTCATGGGACATATGttgttttctgctgacctgagGTTTGCATCATTTACATTACAAAGGCCTTGCTGGAAAAGCCTTTCTGTCCAGTATATAAATACCCAGTTACAGTTCCATGTAGTCAGTTGGTTATCGACCGTACACCACAATGGGAAAGGCAAGACCACTTTTCATTTTGTGAATTATATTGTAACCATCATTCGTCCCCAGTCTGATTTAAGCAATTTATTTCCTCTCACAGATCATCTTCTACGAGGACAGGAACTTCCAGGGTCGGCACTATGAGTGCAGCTCCGACTGTGCCGACCTCTCCCCTTACTTCAGCCGCTGTAACTCCATCCGTGTTGAGAGTGACTGGTGGGTGTTGTACGAGAAACCCAACTACATGGGATACCAGTATGTCCTGAGCaggggagagtatcctgactaccAGCGCTGGATGGGATTCAATGACTGTGTCAAGTCCTGTCGCAGTTACCCACCTGTAAGTTGTTGTTGGTGACTGAGGTGTTCCAAGCCACTTGACACACCGCTAGGAAATGGCTGACATTTGCAATAATTACACTTGTGCACGAGCTCTCTCTCTGAAATGTTATGCTGATGTGAATGCTAGAGTTAGCTGCTGGCATTTTGAGCCAAGTTTGGAGACAGTAGATATTTGTTAAAGGAATCAACAGAGATGAAGTTGACACAGGAAACGAGTGAATCTGGTGTGAGGGATGAATGTCCGATTGCTTTTGACAGAAGGAGCTGTATCCGTGATTGTGAAGGCACTGggtaaagaatcagaatcagaatcaggtttattatcactgacgtaagCATCATTGGCATTTTATGCTGAACCGATGTCTACAcgagatgttggaggaactcagccagtcaggcagcatttgtcagTCCTGATAAACAGCCTCAAACTGAAATGTTGTCTccctggatactgcctgaccccttgagttcctccagcatcttgtgtgctgaTCCAGCTtccagacacaaccctcccttgTGTCTCCTTTATTAAAGTCTAGTTGGGCCACAGAAAGTATTTGGTCAGTTTGTGCTAGTTTTATAGAATGTCATGTATACAGTTGTAGCACCTGGATGTGATGACTCAGACCTCAGTAAAACAAAACTTACAAAATTTGTAAAATGGATTGGAGTCAAACATTGGGAAATGGGAGATGGataccttggtcagcatggatgtacTGTAACCCACCAAAAACAGGGAACatggaactttgaacttgaaagtATACTGTACAGTGAGGTCCTTCATCCTACGATTTTGTGCCAGTCTTTTAACTTGTTCGAATGTCAAACTAACCCTTTCCTCTCAcagagccctcaatttttctttcaatcATATCCCCATCTAAAAGTCGCTTCTTTATATCAGCCTCTATCACCACACTCAGCAGAGTGTACCACACACTTAGAACTCTGTAAAAATATTATCTTTTGCATCCCCACTACACTTTGCtccagtttttttaaatttatgttcccaatcctgttagccatttctgccttgggaaaaaTTCTCTGACTgtgcactctatctattcctcttaacatCTTATAAAAGATAAGAGGGATTGGACAGGAAATAAGTTTGAATATTAAGGTTTCAATGGCACGAATGGCCTCTTTTTATGAATTTGTGTGGTGTTTCATTATGAATGAAACATCCACCTTATTCACCGAATCAGGCTGCTGCTGGGCTGGATTACAAAAACCTACCGTTTTAATTGTGTGATATCAGAGAACTGCAGTGAGGTTAAAGCATGGAgtgaggctgtttggcccattgaatccatGTTAGCTCAATGTTGAAGTAATTTGCCCTCTCCCATAAGTTGCAATTTTTTTCAAAATCATCTGGTCAGGTAATAAGAACCAATAAAATAAGTCAGGCTGTAGCTGATACCCAGGTTGAAATTAGGGATGGCTGTGTTATTGTTTCCAACAATCACACCCTGTGTAGAGTTAAATTTACAGCTCTGACAGAGAGTTAGTGAGGAATGAGGAATCTGAAAACCCTTACAGCAATTTGCATTCTTTTTTTGCATTAGTAATTGAACCTATTTACAGACACAGACTGGCACCTACTGTATGTACATTTATCATAGTTAACCATGATGCTATTACACAAGTTTCACATTAATAAAATCATGTTATCTCTAGTGGAACTAAATTCTGTAAACTTTGTTCTTTTTGTTAATACTGTCTTCAGAAACCCAGAACAAGTTCTTCAACAAGGTATTATATTTTATCGATATGCATCTAATTCAGAAACACAATTATGACATTATTTCTGTCATATATACTTTCATGTGATTATATTAAGCATGCTTTAATATCCTTAAATATCTTTCATGTGATCAACAACCAAATTTTTTTTGATATTCATGAAATTGTATGGTTCTTAGCTGCCTCCTGTAGAAATAGTGAACTTCCTCAATCTTAAATCATGATTGTCTAAGTTTTAACTGCCTTCAATGCAGAGATAAATTTTCTCCACATTATTTCATTAAGGATAGTCTTGAAATATAATTAATTATTGATAATTCTGAGGGTTGGTACAACTGCATGTATATATAAAGTCTGTGATAATTATATGCATTTTGACATGACTATACTGCATTAAGGACACATAAAATCCTTTATTCCAGCACCGAGGGGGCACCTACAGGATGAAGATTTATGAGAAGCCTGACTTTGCAGGAcagatgatggaattcatggACGATTGTCCCTCTCTCTACGATCGTTTCTGTTACCGTGACATCCACTCCTGTCAGGTGATGGATGGTTACTGGATCTTCTATGAACAGCCCAGCTACAGAGGCCGACAGTACTTCCTGAGACCCGGGGAATACAGGAGATACGGTGACTGGGGCGGCTACAGCTCAACCGTTGGGTCCTTCAGGCGAATGAGGGACTTCTAATTGACTCTCAATAACCAGCATATTATTCTGAGAACATACTTCAGAAAATAAAATAAGCATTGCATGAAAATTGTcattgtaattcatttattttcaagTTGCTATAACATTGTGTAAAACATACAAAATAGCATTAGTACCTGAGTCCTGTGTGGGGGCTTTGACCCATATTGGCTTTAACACATGATTATTTCTCATTTTAGTTGCTGTCATTGTGGAGATAAATTTTATCCAGAGGCATGCTGAATATGTAATTCATTATTGATCGGGTCATCTTCTCCTATTGAGAGGATAGTGATAAATTGTCACACCTCTGTGGATTCCTGTTCTTAcagagagatacaacatggaaacaagccctttggcccactgagtcaatGCTGAACATCAACTACCCACTTACACTAATCCTTCATTGATCCCATTTTTAAAATATCCACATATTTCCCCAAAATTGTAGTCACCTACACACAAGGGACAACATAATCTGGCCGATTGAGCTACCATACAGCTCAACTCACCACATCACCACATATTCTCATAATTTCCCCAAATTGTAGTCACCTACACAAAGAACAACATACAATGGTCGATTTACCCACCAGATGGCTTTCCTCTGCAGATCAAGAACAAAACCAGACACCTAGAAAGAAAACATGGGCTTGCAGTGAAAATGTGGAAATCCTATATAGACATCACTTTAGGTTGCTGACATTGTAAGGCGGTGGTTCTACTACCTGCACCACTACACTGCCTCTTCCCGCCTGTTGCAAACTGGACACATACCATCCATTTTTGAGATGTTTACAGCCTAAAGACAAAAGTGCCGACAATAATATCGTTAATCCTTTTCCATAATAATGTTTACTTCACAAACAAATTCTGACAATGTGAATGGACACTTCCAATTCCAAGTGAGGGATAAATGCAGTTTGGAAGCTTACATTGACAGCTGTCCATCTTGCAAATGACCTTGAACTCTAAGATAGAGGGGAGGCAGCCTGTATAAGATGGACTGGAGAAAGGGATGGCAGGTACGTAGATCCAGGTGAAAGGATGAGTGAAAGTCCTAAGGATTTCTTGTGTGAGTGTTGATGGGGAGTGTTCAAAAGAATTCAGAAAGTTAAAGTGTAAGAACAATAGTAATAGTGATGTGAGTAACCAGACTGTGAAGAGGGTAGACATCCAACTAGAGATAGAGCAGGGGAAAAAGGAAAACATCCCAAAGTGAAGGTCCAGAGGTTTCCCTCTTTCATCGCTCCCTTCCCACCTTCCTTCCTCctcattttccagcatctgcagccttttaTATCTCCACATATCACGTtatcctctgtctctccctcctcGATCCCCCATCCAgtatttcccactctctccttgTCTGTTTATACGTATCAGCCTCCAGCCATTCTCTCGCAACCTTCACCCTGACCTTCCCCATACATGGTTCCATAAACCCATCATCCCTTTTCCCACCTCGTTACACCTGTTGCCTGCCAGCCCCCGCCTCATCCCACTACTTCCCCTCTATTTATTGGCTATCTCTCTCTTACGCTCTTGTTCCTGATGCAAGGCCTGGAGCTAAAACATTGACCACCCTTTTGCCTCCACAGGAAAACCCCAACACCCAGCCAGTCAATGCTAAATCATCCACTTTCCTCTATGAACTTCTCTTGTGAGTtggacagaaaatgctgaagtcaGTATTAAATGTACATTACGCAGTTGGACTAGGGACCTGATTATTGTGTCAGGAGTTAACGTGAAGGCAGAGCTAGCATGTAACCTCCAGATGAAATACTAAGCAATCTGAGGTGTCAGCTCATTCGCTAAACCAAGGTGCATCCTACAGAAAGCAGTGGACTGAAAACAATTTTTTGTATACTACAATAACCAAAGCCTATAATGACCAGCCAACAAAACTGCAATTGGTGGAAACAAAATTTCCatatccctctgcagatgctgcctgcccctctgagttccttcagcaaattGTTGTTTAATGAAGAAAGTGAATGAGTTTGGAAGAAGTGAAGAAATCACAAAGGACAGTAACATTGGCGGGATTGATTTCCAGACCAGTAAATAGTAATAACAATGAAGGCACAGGAAATACAGCAACCATAGGCCATTCTCATCTACAAAGACAGAGAAAATCAAGTTAGCTATTACAGTAGAGAGGAAGAATTTATAGAGAGTAAGTCCCTCACcctatcattcttctaaattccagtgtgtacaagccagAACAATGCAAGCCTCCTGACGTGACaagcctttgaaccctctccagtgtcagcacattgttTCTTACTGTATATATAATATCCACAGTATATTATATGCATTTTTGACATGATTATATTAAGAATGCATTAAAATAATTTAATCCAGTACTGAGGAGGTAACTACAATGATGAGAATTTACCAGAGGGCTGTTGATTATTTATCCATGGTACTAGAAGAGCAAACTCACCACACAAACTGTAATTAATGGACACTTTTCTAATTTATAACACTGAAATAGGGGATCTCTGTTGGCTAGATGATCAATCCTTTCTTCCCCCTGCCCCTGGTGTGCGGGTTCTTCCTGCGATGGTAGATCTCTTGATAGTATGCTCGAAGAGCCCCCTTTTATATTTGTTCCATAccaatagagctcttaaagatagcggagtcaagggatatggggagaaggcaggaatggggtactgattgtggatgatcagccatgatcacattgaatggcggtgctggctctaagggctgaatggcctactcccgcacctattgtctattgtgtattGTCTAATTCAAATATCGCATTTcagtgtcattggctgtaggtcaAGTGTCTGACATTTaacacctttttattggctctgctccaggctcGCATCCATTTATTGTcctcttcccagcaagtgacaatCAATAATTTATTGCTCTTTGTTCTCTTCAGTAACCAGCTCGACTCACTCCAAGGAGGCACCAACCCCAGAATTCAgaaacctgcatgttatattatatcaaaacagctcacaaattaattcttatttggaaattatctctaATCCAGCAGATTACCAGAACCAACATTGTGTTTTCTTTAAAACACAAAGCAAAGCAACTTTACCTTACAAAATGGAGGACGTAAAACAGTACCACAAAGTGGCAGCCCCCATCTCCAACTACAAGGCAGGAACAAAGGCAAttgatctgtctgcttccactgtccgtGGCACATTCAAGTTTGATGTTTTCCTTCATATTTTAAATCCTCCATGGTCAACAAGGCAGAGTTTGGGGTGAGGGGAAGATGATGGAATTCATGGACGACTGTCCCTCTGTCTACGATCGTTTCCGTTGCCGTGACATCCACTCCtgtcaggtggtggatggttaccAGATCTTCTATGAACATCCCAGCTACAGAGGTCGACAGCACTTCCTGAGATCTAGGAAGCCCAGGAAATACAGTGTCTGGGTCTTTCAATTGGGTCCCTCAGACACTTGAGGGACTTCTAGGCAGCTACTGCAAAGCATAATGTTGTCTAGAGTAAGGTTTGGTGGACTCAGATAAAATGGACTTTAGTAAGTTATCAATTCTGTACTTTGAATTTTCTTGAACCCATAAACAATCCTGTATAAGTTTCATTACAGTGAGTTAACAATTTATATTTGCAGATAATTTGGAATAAAGCATTCCTAGAAACTACTGTTCAAAAGAAAACAGAGATAAACTTAAATCTACTACATTTCTAAACCTCTTTGCAATTATGAGTTAGAAGATAAGATACACTCGAGTAGAAAGTCATTTCTGATCATGttggtttttgcaaataaaacgaAGTGAGGCGTTTCATGTTTTATGAAACCTGTAAcatattttattgaactccaaaccctAAACACAAAAGAGTGCTAAAAATCCTTACGTgtcatcatcacatcagaccggCTTCTTAAAGCGAGACCCTAACTCattgttggtggttgtgaattgaatcatgtacatttctcccaattacattaccctacacaggcctCACCCCAGAATTCATTACAATCGGTATTGTGAGCCTTTCTGGAGCTTGGATGAGCCGCCCGGCTCAGCTCCTGTATTCCACAGGTGGAGGAACTGCAGGTGCACCTGGCttgtccagaggaacattgataCACACTTGGTTATGTTGTGACGTCAGGGGCGTGGCAGCGaatactccaaatcttggtgggccggTTTAAGATGATCTACTGAAATACAATCAGGTTTGCACCTCTTATCTCTGACAAAAGTCTTTTCTGCCTGTTCCAAAACATAGAACGAGCCTTCATAAGGGGGTCTAAGGGATAGTTGGTGTGTGTCATGGTGGACAAAAACAAACGAGGTGGAATATAGGTTACAGGAACCCAAAAGTGTTgtacgccatgatgggaggtcagaataggtgaaaaggaattgaatttactgaggagggtgaaaTGTTGTTGAGAGGCCAACCAGGCTGTTGTAgcatcaggaatgaaatcacaTGGCACTTGCAACATTCGTCCAGCATTCAAGTAAACTCACCTGTGGTGGTGCATATGCTTGGCAGAAGCATTGTGGGGAACTTAATATAGGAACAGGGTAATAATCTAAAGCTtttgacatccacaagccagcAGTTCTTACGATTGACTAatagtccttgggcacacaggaaatctgcaccgagCAGAGGTCGAGCCACTTTAGTCAGGATGAAGTCCCATGGTTAACGTCACCCATTGAAGCATAGCGCCACCCATCGCGTCCTGTGAGAATGGATCCTGCTGCCGTTGGCGGCCTCCAGTGAGGTTTCGTCAGCCTTTGCATTCTCATCAATAGGCCATGCCAGTGAGTAGCTGTATCACATCAGAAGGGTCACCCTGAAATGATGTCTGTAATGAACAGTTGATGCCCCTGGCAATTGGaacccatggtgttcacagaTCTCTGATATGCCGATGTGCTGGCACTGTCCAAGTGCAAGGTGATTGGCAACTCCTTGCATTGGTTCCAAAGCAAGTGTGGTAAAAGCACAGACACGGTGTAGTCTATTTCCTGGTGTTGGGGGCCTTGCTGACCGAGCTTATTGAGGTAGGGAAAGGAGGAGAAATGATGCACCATTGTCTAGTTGAGTGGAGATTATCAGCCATTTTAACAAGTTCCCTGTAATCCTTCATGGGTGCATTAGCGGGGGCTATGCAAACGTGGACAGGAAGtcgctgcatgaagagttctttaaacaTAGTATAAAGATGGTGATTTCGCAGGAGAGGCAGGACATGATCCATTAGCCCAGAAGGTCTAACAATGCTGAGACTGGGTAGGGAGAGCAATTGTTTGGTGTGTTCAGACTCcaatagtccaaaagtctgtaaaagtTGAGTTTTCAGCGATTGGTATTTATGGTGTACAGGTGGGGGTTCAAGCAGACTCACAACTCTCACAGTCGTGGAATTGCTGAGTGACGCTACCACATCATAGAATTTGGTGTCACTGGCAGTAATTTCTCACAGAACGAATTAAGCCTctgcttgtacaaaccaagcgaCAGCATTTTGCTCCAaaaactggcattttcaaaaCAACTTTGATGGCCAACATGTTCAATTACTCTGGAGTTGTCCTAGAGCATTGGGGTCACTAATGTAGGTTTCCACAAATAAAATGTAGTCAGGTGTTTTATATTTAATGAAATGCGTAacgcattttattgaactccaaaacctaaacagAAATGCACACTAATAATCCTTATGTAACAATATTATCAgctcagaccagcctcttaaaccAAAACCCCAGTGCAATGTTGGTGGTTTTCAATTATGTACATTCCTCCCAATTATGTTACCCCACAATCATACCCGTTATGTGCAATGGCAGCGTTGACACACTATACTCCATTTTCAAAGCAAAATtctaataaattccacagatctgAACTTTGAAAGTGAAGATCAGAACAGATTTGCTGCTGTCTCCTGGACAGGTGTGGATGGACAATCTCCAACTCACTACATCATTGTTCTATAGTCAAAGATTCATATTCCAggattcaatgtcagcaaagaaATCCTTCAATTGGTCCCATCAGCTTTACAGCACCAGGTGCTCCTAGTTTTATTGTGAACTTTCAACAGAGATTGCATGTTGCACCCTGAAGACCTGATTTACGGGGAAAAACAGGGCACTGAGAAGTATGTGAATGATGTCTGGAACACATTTGTCATATGAAGGTGAATTGTGTACAGAATTGCCAGGGTCATTGTCCCAATGAGTACCATTTCACCCAGAAATGATCACTATTACAAACTGGCCCAGGTACAGGCGCAAATTTCTCAGCAAATTGTGAATGAGGAAAGTCCAGTGAGCTGAAGTactaaactctccagcactttaaaCTTGTTCTGAATCTGTAACAGAATTTATACTGTAATTCCCCTGACCTCTTCAGCTTGTCTGAAAAACAAACTTCCAACACTCTGGTGTCCAACTCACTGCAGAAATATGGAGATACAGTAAATAGTCAAACTGAATAAACTAAATGACAGATCCACTGCCCGAGTTCTCATTCTAGGTtaacagctgatggaaaagagcTGTAAGCTGAGACCTGACCGAATACCTTGGATCCTCAAATGCAATGGTTCACTCTGTGGTTGCACATCCCCTGTGAAGAGCTGGAAACAAAGCAGCACCTGGCTGACAGTAAAAATCACACGGGTGTGAATGAGGATTTTGTTCCACGCTGTGAGTTGTGATCATCGAGAATGCGGTGTTTGAAACTAAGGCTTGAAATGGATTACCGGTTAGTTTCAAAAGAGAATCATAAAAAGTTTCAACAGAAAACTCAAAAAAGAAATAACACTGCATTCTCGGGGCAAGACATGATTGAAGGTTTAGGTGACATGGAGATGAAGTGGGAGTAGGAGTTGGCAAAGTTGACTGGCAGCGGTGTAGTAATAAAGCTTCCATCACAGCATATGAAATACATTCATATTTCATTCACCAATGTCCATGAATAAACAAATCTATAAAGTGCTGCCTAAGAGTCTACAAAAATTTGTTCTCTTTTGTTGTTTGGCTGGAATTCTTTGCTCCCCTTATGACAATATTGCTGATCATTTCCAAAGCTTTCCTCTGCTTTCCAAATCAGTGTATTGAAGTACGTGCTCAGAGCTATGACTGAAAAAATGTTACATTTTACTTATTTCTATTGTTAGGGTGTATGTTGTGTCCGCagagggtagcacctctggtgaagaggCTTGCTGTGTCCATTCTGAGGCAGTTCTCTCACCTTTGGTCTCCATTCAGCTCTCAGCACTCACCTGTGGCACCAGGTAGTTGTCTGCATGTTCCATACACCTCAgtacaccgcttcgacaggcagactaaaccaggtgagggcagccggTGGGCCTCATACCTGATAAGATTAAAGTCATACCTGTCCAAGCATGCACAGACTGCTCCGGCAGACTGGACATATGAAATTAATCGAGTGATCAAATgtccaggaaggcagttctgcagcATGTTGTGGAGAACAAGGAGCATGATGAGCACAGAAGGAGTCACATTCCCAAGGCACATCATGATATTCTCTGCTTGGCTGGATGAGTGGAGATCCATCATCTCTCAATAAGTTTAACTCTATCAAAGCATTTTTCTTGGTTGGCAGATTAGCAATCGTCTGAAATGTTCATTCAGAGCTTTGATACAtagtggttacagtgtgtatcaTCGACAAAAACACACTGCAGGTACATGCCCAGGCTGCTCTGATAATATTTCCCAAAGGACATGGGAATATTGCCATCTGTAGCTTCCCCTCCACATCTCTTAGCTCACTGATTTGGAAACCTATCACTTGTCCTTCATCGCCACTGGGTTTAAATCCTGAAACTCCCTGCCAACAGCTTTGTTGGAGAACGTCACCAGATTGCAGGGATTTGGAAAACTGTTCACCTCCATTTTCTCTAGGGTAGTCAGGGATGGGtattaaatgctggccttgccaatAACACTAGATCATGAGAAaagaatacatttttaaaaagttattgaATCATCgaagtatacagtgaaatgcatcatttgcgacagcaaccaacacagtccgaggatgtgctgtggTCTGTCTGCAAACGTTGTCGTGCTTCCagtgccagcatagcatgcccacaacgtaCTCACCTGtaggcctttggaatgtgggaggaaaccagagaaccaggAGGAAACCACGGTAATGAGGAGAATATACAAGCTTGTTAAAACAGTGTGGGTATTGAACCTGAATCACTGGTGCTGTATTGCATTACACTAACacctatgctactgtgctgccccagaaTCTGCAGCTGGATATTAAAAG
The Hemitrygon akajei chromosome 5, sHemAka1.3, whole genome shotgun sequence DNA segment above includes these coding regions:
- the LOC140728308 gene encoding gamma-crystallin S-1-like — encoded protein: MGKIIFYEDRNFQGRHYECSSDCADLSPYFSRCNSIRVESDWWVLYEKPNYMGYQYVLSRGEYPDYQRWMGFNDCVKSCRSYPPHRGGTYRMKIYEKPDFAGQMMEFMDDCPSLYDRFCYRDIHSCQVMDGYWIFYEQPSYRGRQYFLRPGEYRRYGDWGGYSSTVGSFRRMRDF